From Papaver somniferum cultivar HN1 unplaced genomic scaffold, ASM357369v1 unplaced-scaffold_99, whole genome shotgun sequence, the proteins below share one genomic window:
- the LOC113346292 gene encoding ribosome biogenesis protein BMS1 homolog → MQAELKQRSRPTKSLKTNNPIMVSVGWRRYQTTPIYAREDRHGMYRMLEHTPEDVPCLAVFWGPLAPPNTRVVAVQSLADHESAFRILATGVVLNNHAAKIVKKSKRIGTPCKIFNDFALTNDMFTSDDEIDQFKDAKIETESGIGGS, encoded by the exons ATGCAG GCGGAACTTAAGCAACGTAGCCGGCCCACAAAATCATTGAAGACaaataatccaattatggtttcGGTTGGTTGGAGAAGGTACCAGACAACACCTATCTATGCCAGGGAAGACCGCCATGGAATGTATCGAATGCTCGAACACACTCCTGAAGACGTTCCTTGTCTTGCAGTATTTTGGGGCCCTCTTGCACCTCCCAACACTAGAGTTGTTGCTGTGCAGAGTCTGGCAGACCACGAG TCAGCATTTCGGATTTTAGCAACTGGGGTTGTACTCAATAACCATGCTGCAaagatagtgaagaaaagcaagcGGATTGGAACTCCTTGTAAGATCTTCAATGATTTTGCCCTTACCAATGACATGTTTACATCAGATGATGAAATTGATCAGTTTAAAGATGCAAAGATTGAGACTGAGAGCGGAATTGGTGGAAGCTGA